The Neorhodopirellula lusitana genome contains a region encoding:
- the panD gene encoding aspartate 1-decarboxylase, whose protein sequence is MDSPYRKLLAAKIHRATVTGADVNYEGSMTVPPELLAAAGISVYESLHVWNVTRGSRLETYAIEGLPGSHDICANGAAAHLIRPGDHVILAAYAMVPEADAKSHKPKLIFVNEKNEISHTGPEIPGPQIPTGPRGGDSASSTDASKSGETPDVDGFQIAAAKQHAFADEC, encoded by the coding sequence TTGGACTCTCCATACCGAAAGCTGTTAGCGGCTAAAATTCATCGAGCCACCGTGACCGGGGCCGATGTGAATTACGAAGGCAGTATGACCGTGCCGCCGGAGTTGTTGGCGGCTGCTGGTATTTCCGTTTACGAATCGCTGCACGTCTGGAACGTCACCCGTGGATCGCGGTTGGAGACATACGCGATTGAGGGATTGCCGGGCTCGCACGACATTTGCGCCAACGGAGCTGCCGCTCACCTGATTCGTCCCGGCGATCATGTGATTTTGGCTGCCTACGCGATGGTGCCCGAGGCGGACGCCAAGTCGCACAAGCCAAAGCTGATTTTCGTCAACGAGAAAAACGAAATCTCGCACACGGGACCTGAGATTCCAGGACCCCAAATCCCGACGGGGCCGCGCGGTGGTGATTCGGCGTCTTCAACGGATGCTTCGAAGTCAGGTGAAACGCCGGATGTGGATGGTTTCCAGATTGCAGCGGCAAAGCAGCACGCTTTTGCTGATGAGTGCTAA
- a CDS encoding Maf family protein gives MEGLPRAQLPTDEPLILASGSPRRAELLKAAGYEFQIQPAVDSAECGICSRETAPEMVARLAFQKAVDVVQKNRRGLILAADTLAACQGKILGKPDNREHAESMLRLLSGRDHDVYTGVCLWSAGTQRCYVDVVRSRLKMQSLSEEMLQDYLDSALWDGKAGAFGYQDGNDWIEVVGQDSESNVVGLPMERLAELLEKFDSLADKVQKEVR, from the coding sequence ATGGAGGGTTTGCCACGGGCCCAGTTGCCAACCGATGAACCGCTGATTTTGGCGAGCGGATCGCCACGCCGTGCTGAGCTTTTGAAGGCGGCGGGATATGAATTCCAGATCCAGCCGGCTGTGGACTCAGCGGAATGCGGGATTTGCAGTCGAGAAACCGCTCCCGAGATGGTGGCTCGTTTGGCGTTTCAAAAAGCGGTCGATGTCGTTCAGAAGAACCGGCGTGGCTTGATATTGGCAGCCGACACGCTAGCCGCTTGCCAAGGAAAGATACTGGGCAAGCCTGACAATCGTGAGCACGCAGAATCGATGCTGCGGTTGTTAAGTGGGCGCGATCATGACGTTTACACAGGCGTGTGCTTGTGGTCAGCGGGAACGCAGCGGTGCTATGTCGATGTGGTTCGTTCGCGGTTGAAGATGCAGTCACTGTCCGAAGAAATGCTGCAGGACTATCTCGACTCCGCACTGTGGGATGGGAAGGCGGGGGCTTTTGGCTACCAAGACGGAAATGATTGGATAGAAGTGGTCGGTCAGGACAGTGAAAGCAACGTAGTTGGACTGCCAATGGAACGTTTGGCGGAATTGTTGGAAAAGTTTGATTCATTGGCCGACAAGGTACAAAAGGAAGTTCGGTAA
- a CDS encoding DUF1573 domain-containing protein has protein sequence MSAATIQRLALGLLVLGGLFGQAIASTNASAENWAEKMFSETKHDFRIVGRGTTAEHHFEFRNIYEEEVHVAAVRSSCGCTTPTVSKDSLATHETASIVATLNTSTFIGQKAATITVVFDQPYYAEVQLSVSGYIRTDVTFEPSEIDFGEARPGQPQDRKITISHRGNPGWRIQDVRSHCSDLQVKLSQPVVKPGLVQYEMEVRMKESMPEGDIRERLTLVSNDTQFPAIEMAVAGRVRPTISVSPAAVSLGTASVGETVGKRLLVRADDEFEIREVRCIDERFSFEIPKGKKKLHFLQMKFTAGDTPDRIAQKIEIVTDLPGDKTAECVATGTIR, from the coding sequence ATGAGTGCTGCAACGATTCAACGCCTCGCCCTGGGTTTGCTTGTTTTGGGTGGTCTTTTCGGTCAGGCGATCGCGTCGACGAACGCGTCCGCTGAAAATTGGGCGGAAAAAATGTTTTCCGAAACCAAGCATGATTTCCGGATCGTGGGGCGTGGCACCACGGCCGAGCATCACTTTGAATTCCGTAACATTTACGAGGAAGAGGTGCACGTTGCCGCCGTCCGTAGTAGTTGCGGATGCACGACGCCGACCGTCAGTAAAGATTCCTTGGCAACGCACGAAACTGCCTCAATCGTCGCGACGCTGAATACGAGCACCTTCATTGGCCAGAAAGCGGCCACGATCACGGTCGTCTTTGATCAGCCGTATTATGCCGAAGTGCAGCTTTCGGTGAGCGGTTACATTCGTACCGACGTGACCTTTGAGCCGTCGGAAATCGATTTCGGCGAAGCGCGACCAGGGCAACCTCAAGACCGCAAAATCACGATCTCGCATCGTGGCAATCCTGGCTGGCGGATTCAGGATGTTCGCAGTCACTGCAGCGACTTGCAGGTCAAACTGAGTCAGCCAGTGGTGAAGCCTGGGTTGGTTCAGTACGAGATGGAAGTCCGGATGAAGGAATCCATGCCTGAAGGCGACATCCGTGAGCGGTTGACGCTGGTTAGTAACGACACACAGTTCCCCGCAATTGAAATGGCGGTCGCTGGACGAGTGCGGCCCACCATCAGTGTCTCGCCAGCAGCGGTAAGCTTGGGCACCGCGTCGGTTGGTGAGACGGTCGGCAAACGATTGTTGGTTCGTGCGGACGATGAATTCGAAATCCGCGAGGTCCGCTGCATCGACGAACGTTTCAGCTTCGAAATCCCCAAGGGGAAAAAGAAGCTGCACTTCTTGCAGATGAAGTTCACGGCGGGGGATACGCCAGACCGTATCGCTCAAAAGATCGAAATCGTGACCGATTTGCCCGGTGACAAGACCGCTGAGTGCGTCGCAACCGGGACGATTCGGTAA
- a CDS encoding ribonuclease H family protein produces the protein MAKKPKFYVVWQGRRPGVYSTWDQCQTEINGFAGAKYKSFASRSEAEKAYKQDADDHWGKGGSGKKSKSTPKVDREDLPGMGVDMSAWAVDAACKGNPGELEYQGVDLQSNTDLFHMGPYPEGTVNIGEFLAIVHALALLHGGEQFDTPIYSDSRIGMSWVKQGVCKTKLPRTGNNRKLFNLVDRAERWLAEHGVRNPVLKWETKRWGEIPADFGRK, from the coding sequence GTGGCAAAAAAACCAAAGTTCTATGTCGTTTGGCAGGGCCGCCGGCCCGGTGTGTACTCGACATGGGATCAATGCCAGACCGAAATCAACGGGTTCGCTGGCGCTAAGTACAAGTCCTTCGCCAGTCGTAGTGAGGCGGAGAAAGCGTACAAGCAAGACGCCGATGACCACTGGGGCAAAGGCGGTAGCGGCAAGAAAAGCAAGTCGACTCCCAAGGTGGACCGCGAAGATCTGCCTGGGATGGGCGTCGACATGAGTGCCTGGGCGGTGGATGCCGCGTGCAAGGGAAATCCAGGCGAACTGGAGTATCAAGGCGTGGACCTGCAGTCCAATACGGACTTATTCCACATGGGCCCCTATCCCGAGGGAACCGTGAATATTGGTGAATTCTTGGCGATCGTGCACGCGCTGGCGTTGCTGCACGGGGGCGAGCAATTCGACACGCCAATCTATTCCGATTCCCGAATTGGGATGAGCTGGGTGAAGCAAGGCGTCTGCAAAACCAAGCTGCCGCGGACCGGCAATAATCGGAAGTTGTTCAATTTGGTTGACCGAGCTGAACGCTGGCTCGCCGAGCACGGCGTGCGAAACCCAGTGCTGAAGTGGGAAACCAAACGCTGGGGCGAGATCCCGGCTGATTTCGGCCGTAAGTGA
- a CDS encoding putative Ig domain-containing protein has translation MFNRYLKASDRWSRRDKSQRRRTSAQQRRLRLFESLEQRVVLASYIAGSLAELRDYGVSASFEVSNDTVTLSTTGGDPHPVTGIVTPGEYWISGDHIENPTSSEPTFLELGGENNTYVLTGTSINLDTRKLDGFGRALGHDSGIEVVKISGSGNTINGLDLTGHDLAMDTDPGAQRYADWAAVFVQMTGSNNTVDDVHVLTRGSSPYGYGDVFGKGARQNPQGWDPGPAVDENGDPVGNGVGLPWHSHNKTSAFQVIDTVDAVINDMHLESKTYGHGFFVQGTATNTTLTNSTVTGELFSSNDTIATDLYQAYGFTSHGNVLPADMMISGNEDGVRMYSGPSGFTVQNVVVNNMRTGFSVALGRGTINLDNVEAYGTENAFNFKSNTTITNAKGDITHGPLIHTPYDNGKNSSIDVELVGGIPEGVDWSVAYINGDNMDVTITSDLPAGALPEDSLVRFGQVFFDNWRDSKNPTGPEDGDSHFESSTFINNTNQMVVLGDDALGNTGSSLGYVITNGKDNAYDGISLVPSGTHTVVQHVAGLGNNGSTADGTLDSNSSIIASGGTLEIQADIRITNEKLTISGDGVDGIGALYTDGAVGNGTRFGSSSNGDASTIFLDGDASIGVGIDGNQFLVGRIQGTGNLTKLGEGMLSMEKSSTFDGNLIVAVGSVFGRSGVVHRDLTVAAGASISANSNRTYNTGGDVTVEGLLDLNGRTDESTLPGKVGRLLGAGQVSTTNPSTNAGGDLEIAFDASEANFSGDIATAVSLTKSGSGTQIFSGSNTYTGTTLVSGGLLQIDGSHSGGGQYTVEGNAALGGNGTIDSDVIVNASGHLSPGASAGTLSVGDLTLVSGAAFDVELGGTVAGVDYDQLLADLVTLGGSLNVSLLNSDGAIWEPSPTDAFTILSAGTDLSGMFENVASGERLETVGGEGSFLVTYDSASDSVELSNYFDNFVEALSLDVVADSISENGTATATVTRNMDTTTALTVTLANSDAGELNVPATITIPAGQTTSVPFVISGVDDLLVDGTQTVTLTAQSPGVTDGIDTLDVTDVNVAELSLEIAGDLINENGGTTTATVSRNTDTVAPLTVTLTSDDTDEVSHAISITIPAGQTISAPFTISGVNDLIVDGTQTVTMTAAASGYISGTDMFDVSDDGVATLFLAINASAISENGSAAVATVSRNTDTASELVVMLVSSDTSELAVPTTITIPAGQASSDPFLLDGVGDSIVDGTQTVAINASADGFVDGAGTIDITDDDVATLQLVIDVASIGENGGVATATVSRNSSTAVALTVMLASNDTGEASVSGSITIPAGQVTSDPFAIAGVDDFIVDGTQSVTLIASSIDHVDGTGMLDVADDDVAAVTLNIAAVMFREDGGVTTATVSRNTDVSSGLTVTLNSSDPGEASVPATITIPAGQATSSLFTIAGVNDSIVDGTQTITITTLATDHASDSGLVYVTDDDVATLTLNIAAAAISENGSTTTATVTRNTDTTNELVVTLANSDASELSVPATVTIPAAQASSNPFVIDGIRDSVADGTQTVTVTAIAADHADGGGSIDVTDDDVAAITLMLAASSIGENGGATTGTVARNTDTSSELTVTLTSSDSGEATVPSTITIPAGQTTSAPFAISGVDDSALDGAQSVTLTATAALHATDTGQVVVTDDEVPNETPVLENPIADQIATEDSLYSLVIPADTFRDPNGDALQYSATLDDESPLPAWLSFDSSNREFLGTPLNEDVGTFTVRVSVSDPDNETASDQFLVSVINTNESPTTRDDVIAVNLHGSTVIDPLANDFDIDGSLVASTLTITTPPQFGQLQLVDGLLSYVPAGSFGGQDSFAYTVQDDQEAVSDSATVSLIARPYAGTIVAGTSVNRSVALDIESHFPAETSLNTGTITILTGPMPGVEPDRTYGPHHGSAEVTGGQVVYSPVAGSLEPDTLYITVEDQNGIKSDPIMISMKTVRSRLENPRLPQDVDYSGDVTPRDALLVINRLNRVARSEAIEVDQDDDYGIGTNDGVDEQWYYDVTGDLVISALDALWVINRLNDLATEDEPLSVAEREERQVPSLAVQDHSELGVVQDQSKLVALESTSSTEPLAAVVSISSPGDEDNADDQAIPPEAIDTVLTEMFN, from the coding sequence ATGTTCAATCGCTATCTAAAGGCCTCTGATCGGTGGTCACGTCGAGACAAGTCTCAGCGACGTCGCACTTCAGCCCAACAGCGTCGGCTTCGGTTGTTTGAATCGCTTGAGCAACGTGTGGTACTCGCTTCTTACATTGCCGGTAGCTTGGCCGAACTACGCGACTATGGCGTATCGGCCAGCTTTGAGGTCAGCAACGACACCGTGACGCTCAGCACGACAGGTGGAGATCCGCATCCGGTGACTGGCATCGTCACGCCGGGCGAGTACTGGATTAGTGGCGATCACATCGAGAATCCGACAAGCTCGGAGCCGACGTTTCTAGAGTTGGGTGGAGAGAACAACACATACGTTCTGACCGGGACCAGCATCAATCTGGACACGCGCAAGTTGGACGGATTCGGGCGTGCGCTCGGTCATGATAGCGGCATCGAAGTGGTCAAGATTAGTGGCTCCGGTAACACCATCAACGGCCTCGACCTGACCGGCCATGACCTGGCAATGGATACCGATCCCGGCGCACAGCGTTATGCCGACTGGGCCGCGGTCTTTGTCCAAATGACTGGATCCAATAACACCGTTGACGATGTCCACGTCTTGACCCGCGGTTCGTCTCCCTACGGCTACGGTGATGTCTTTGGCAAAGGGGCCCGGCAGAATCCGCAGGGTTGGGATCCGGGACCGGCGGTTGACGAAAATGGCGACCCGGTTGGCAATGGCGTGGGGTTGCCCTGGCATTCACACAACAAGACATCCGCCTTCCAAGTGATCGATACCGTTGATGCGGTGATCAATGACATGCATTTGGAATCCAAAACCTATGGCCACGGTTTCTTTGTCCAAGGAACCGCAACGAACACCACGCTGACCAACAGCACCGTCACCGGCGAGCTGTTTTCTAGCAACGACACGATCGCAACCGATCTTTATCAAGCCTATGGCTTCACGTCCCACGGCAACGTGCTTCCCGCCGACATGATGATTTCGGGAAATGAAGACGGCGTGCGGATGTATTCGGGACCGTCGGGCTTTACGGTTCAAAATGTAGTGGTCAACAACATGCGGACGGGCTTCTCGGTCGCGTTGGGGCGAGGGACGATTAACCTTGATAATGTCGAAGCCTATGGCACCGAAAACGCATTCAATTTCAAGTCGAATACGACCATTACTAACGCCAAAGGAGATATCACACACGGCCCGCTCATTCACACGCCTTACGACAACGGTAAAAATAGCTCGATCGATGTTGAGTTGGTTGGTGGTATCCCTGAGGGAGTGGATTGGTCGGTCGCTTACATCAACGGCGACAACATGGACGTCACCATCACGAGCGACCTTCCCGCTGGTGCATTGCCTGAGGATTCACTTGTTCGGTTTGGTCAGGTGTTCTTTGACAACTGGCGAGACTCCAAAAATCCCACAGGTCCGGAAGACGGTGACTCGCACTTCGAAAGCTCAACGTTCATCAACAACACTAATCAGATGGTTGTGTTGGGCGATGACGCGTTGGGGAACACGGGCAGTTCACTGGGCTATGTCATCACTAACGGGAAGGACAATGCCTATGATGGAATCTCGCTGGTGCCGTCGGGAACACACACTGTCGTTCAGCACGTTGCTGGTTTAGGAAACAACGGGTCTACCGCCGATGGCACACTGGATTCCAATAGCTCGATCATTGCCAGCGGTGGCACGCTGGAAATTCAGGCAGACATCCGGATCACCAACGAAAAGTTGACAATCAGTGGTGACGGAGTCGATGGAATCGGAGCGTTGTACACGGATGGAGCGGTCGGCAATGGCACTCGGTTTGGTTCGTCCAGCAATGGTGATGCGAGCACGATCTTCCTGGACGGCGATGCCTCAATTGGCGTCGGGATCGACGGCAACCAGTTTTTGGTCGGTCGAATTCAGGGCACCGGGAACCTTACCAAGCTGGGTGAAGGCATGCTGTCGATGGAGAAGTCCAGCACCTTTGACGGTAATCTGATTGTCGCAGTAGGGAGCGTGTTCGGTCGATCCGGAGTGGTTCACCGGGACCTCACCGTCGCGGCGGGAGCTTCTATCTCTGCCAATAGCAATCGCACCTACAACACCGGGGGCGACGTCACGGTGGAAGGCCTGCTGGATCTGAACGGACGCACCGACGAGAGCACGCTACCTGGAAAGGTCGGCCGACTTTTGGGCGCCGGTCAGGTTTCCACGACGAACCCATCGACCAACGCGGGTGGCGATTTGGAAATCGCGTTTGATGCCAGCGAGGCCAATTTTTCAGGCGATATCGCAACGGCGGTCTCGCTCACCAAGTCCGGTTCCGGAACACAGATTTTTTCGGGCAGCAACACCTACACGGGCACCACTCTGGTCAGCGGCGGGCTCCTGCAGATCGACGGATCTCATAGTGGGGGCGGCCAATACACGGTTGAAGGCAACGCGGCGTTGGGTGGGAATGGGACGATCGATTCCGATGTGATCGTGAATGCCTCGGGCCATCTCTCGCCCGGCGCCAGTGCGGGCACGCTATCCGTTGGTGATTTGACGTTGGTGTCCGGGGCCGCGTTCGATGTGGAATTGGGTGGGACCGTAGCCGGGGTAGACTACGACCAATTGCTTGCGGACCTGGTAACACTTGGTGGTTCGCTGAATGTTTCGTTGCTTAATTCTGACGGTGCGATTTGGGAACCGTCGCCGACGGACGCGTTTACGATTCTTTCCGCTGGAACGGATTTGTCCGGCATGTTCGAAAATGTGGCCAGTGGCGAACGACTGGAAACCGTTGGCGGCGAAGGCTCGTTCTTGGTGACCTATGACTCGGCGAGCGATTCGGTCGAACTGTCAAACTATTTCGATAACTTTGTTGAAGCCTTAAGCCTGGATGTTGTTGCTGATTCGATCAGTGAAAATGGCACTGCCACGGCAACGGTTACCCGCAATATGGACACCACCACGGCTTTGACCGTCACGCTGGCCAACAGCGACGCGGGTGAACTCAATGTGCCAGCCACGATCACGATTCCGGCCGGGCAGACGACATCGGTCCCGTTTGTCATCTCGGGCGTCGACGATCTTCTTGTGGATGGAACTCAAACCGTTACGTTGACCGCTCAATCGCCAGGTGTCACTGATGGCATTGATACGCTTGATGTAACGGACGTGAATGTGGCTGAGTTGTCCCTCGAAATTGCTGGCGACTTGATCAACGAAAACGGAGGCACCACCACGGCGACCGTTTCACGAAACACGGACACCGTCGCGCCGTTGACTGTCACACTCACGAGCGATGACACCGACGAAGTGTCCCATGCGATATCAATCACGATTCCTGCTGGGCAGACGATATCGGCCCCATTCACGATCTCCGGTGTGAATGACTTAATCGTCGATGGAACACAGACTGTCACCATGACGGCTGCAGCGAGCGGCTACATCAGTGGCACTGACATGTTCGATGTGTCGGATGATGGAGTGGCAACGCTCTTCCTGGCCATCAACGCTTCGGCGATCAGTGAAAATGGCAGTGCCGCGGTCGCCACGGTTTCTCGCAACACCGACACGGCCAGCGAACTCGTTGTGATGCTTGTAAGCAGCGATACCAGTGAGCTCGCTGTGCCAACGACCATCACGATTCCAGCGGGGCAAGCGAGCTCGGATCCATTCCTGCTTGACGGGGTGGGCGACTCGATTGTCGATGGGACGCAAACGGTCGCAATCAATGCCAGTGCGGACGGTTTTGTTGATGGGGCAGGCACCATTGATATCACCGATGACGATGTGGCGACTCTCCAGCTAGTGATCGATGTGGCTTCAATCGGCGAAAACGGTGGTGTCGCGACGGCGACGGTATCGCGGAACTCAAGTACCGCTGTTGCTTTGACTGTGATGTTAGCCAGCAACGATACGGGCGAAGCGTCTGTGTCTGGTTCCATCACAATTCCGGCAGGACAAGTCACTTCGGATCCCTTTGCGATCGCCGGCGTGGACGATTTTATCGTGGACGGAACGCAGAGCGTCACCTTGATCGCGAGCTCGATCGATCACGTCGATGGAACCGGCATGCTTGACGTTGCCGACGACGATGTGGCAGCCGTTACGCTCAATATTGCCGCCGTCATGTTTCGCGAAGATGGTGGAGTCACGACCGCGACGGTTTCCCGAAACACGGATGTCTCGAGCGGCTTAACAGTCACTCTGAACAGCAGCGATCCCGGCGAAGCCTCCGTGCCCGCGACGATCACAATTCCGGCCGGGCAAGCGACATCGAGCCTGTTCACGATTGCTGGTGTTAACGATTCGATCGTCGATGGAACGCAAACGATAACGATCACCACCCTTGCCACCGACCACGCCAGTGATAGTGGATTGGTTTACGTCACGGACGATGATGTGGCGACGTTGACCTTGAACATTGCCGCCGCCGCGATTAGCGAAAACGGCAGCACGACGACCGCGACGGTCACCCGGAACACGGACACGACGAATGAGCTTGTCGTGACTCTGGCCAACAGTGACGCCAGTGAGCTCTCCGTACCCGCAACGGTCACGATCCCCGCAGCTCAAGCGAGCTCAAATCCTTTCGTCATCGACGGGATTCGCGACTCGGTCGCCGATGGGACTCAGACTGTCACGGTTACCGCGATCGCCGCAGACCACGCCGATGGTGGCGGTTCGATTGATGTCACCGATGACGACGTGGCGGCCATCACTCTCATGCTTGCAGCGTCTTCGATTGGTGAGAATGGCGGCGCTACCACGGGCACGGTCGCCCGTAATACAGACACTTCGAGCGAGTTGACCGTGACGCTGACCAGCAGCGATTCCGGGGAAGCAACGGTCCCCTCTACGATCACGATCCCAGCCGGGCAGACCACTTCCGCGCCGTTCGCGATATCGGGAGTGGATGATTCCGCTCTCGATGGAGCTCAGTCGGTCACGTTGACCGCCACCGCCGCACTCCATGCGACGGACACGGGGCAGGTGGTTGTTACGGACGACGAGGTCCCCAACGAGACGCCGGTTCTCGAAAATCCGATTGCGGATCAAATCGCCACGGAGGACTCGCTCTACTCGTTGGTGATCCCTGCGGATACGTTCCGTGATCCCAACGGAGACGCGTTGCAATATTCAGCGACTCTCGACGATGAATCGCCGCTTCCCGCTTGGCTGTCTTTCGATTCAAGCAATCGTGAGTTCTTGGGGACTCCACTGAATGAAGACGTGGGCACATTCACCGTGCGAGTTTCGGTCAGTGACCCTGACAACGAAACCGCTTCGGATCAGTTTCTGGTTTCCGTCATCAATACCAATGAATCGCCCACGACGCGGGATGATGTCATTGCGGTGAACCTTCATGGCAGCACGGTGATTGATCCGCTCGCCAACGATTTTGATATCGATGGAAGCCTTGTGGCATCGACGCTCACGATCACCACGCCTCCCCAATTCGGTCAACTGCAACTCGTCGACGGGCTACTAAGCTACGTTCCCGCCGGCTCGTTTGGTGGGCAAGATTCGTTCGCCTATACCGTCCAGGACGATCAAGAGGCCGTCAGTGATTCTGCTACGGTGAGTTTGATCGCGCGGCCTTACGCGGGAACGATTGTCGCGGGCACCTCGGTGAACCGCAGTGTGGCACTCGATATCGAATCCCATTTTCCCGCTGAAACGTCTCTGAATACAGGAACGATCACCATCCTCACCGGGCCGATGCCCGGGGTGGAGCCCGATCGCACCTATGGGCCGCACCATGGTTCCGCGGAAGTGACGGGTGGACAGGTCGTCTACTCGCCCGTCGCGGGATCTCTTGAACCGGACACGCTGTATATCACGGTTGAGGATCAAAACGGAATCAAGAGCGATCCCATCATGATTTCGATGAAGACGGTTCGGAGCCGCCTTGAAAATCCTCGTTTGCCTCAGGACGTCGACTACAGCGGTGACGTCACCCCACGGGATGCATTGCTGGTCATCAATCGTCTGAATCGAGTAGCAAGATCGGAGGCAATCGAAGTTGACCAAGATGACGATTATGGCATCGGCACCAACGACGGTGTGGATGAACAGTGGTACTACGACGTGACTGGTGATCTGGTCATCAGCGCACTGGACGCGTTGTGGGTCATCAATCGTTTGAATGATTTAGCCACCGAAGATGAACCGTTGTCCGTTGCTGAACGTGAAGAGCGGCAAGTCCCCTCGCTCGCGGTACAAGACCATTCCGAGTTAGGCGTTGTTCAAGACCAATCCAAATTAGTTGCACTGGAGTCCACATCGTCGACCGAGCCCTTGGCTGCTGTCGTCTCGATTAGCTCGCCCGGTGACGAGGACAATGCGGATGACCAGGCCATTCCACCAGAAGCAATCGACACCGTCCTCACCGAAATGTTCAACTAG